From the genome of Gimesia chilikensis:
GTGCCTTTAAACAGGCTGCAGCGCTGATGAACCCGTCCATCGTACGTATCGAAACGGTGGGCGGACAGGACCGGGTAGGAAAACTGATTACCGGCACCGGCCCGACATCAGGAGTCGTCGTCAGCCGGGATGGTCTGATTATCTCCAGCGCCTTCAACTTCATCGGCAAGCCGTCCTCAATCCTGGTAACACTACCCGATGGGCGTCGCTTCCCTGCCGTCGTTGTGGCTACCGATCATCTGCGAATGCTGACCCTGCTTAAAATTGAAGCGGATAATCTGCCGATTCCGACTGCTGTCCCGGAAAAAGATCTGCAGGTCGGAATGTGGTCGATCGCGCTGGGACGCACCTTTGAGCTGGATCAGCCCAGCATCTCTGTTGGCATTGTCAGCGCCCTGGAACGTATCTGGGGGAAGGCGATCCAGACCGATGCCAAGATTTCTCCCATCAATTATGGTGGTCCCCTCGTTGATATTCAGGGACGGCTGATGGGCATCCTCGTTCCACTTTCTCCCGGTGCAACAGGAGAGACGGCAGGAGTCGAATGGTATGACTCTGGGATCGGCTTTGCGATCCCCATGACCGACGTATTGAAAGTCATCCCCCGTCTGAATACCGGTAAGGATCTGCATCCCGGGCTGCTGGGAATCACCTTGAGTGGCAAAGGGGATCTCTCGACCGAAATGAATCTGGATCGCGTCCGTTATGGTAGCCCTGCACAGGAAGCGGGGCTCAAAGCAGGGGACACGCTTATCAAGTTGAACGACAAACCGGTGGCGTTGCACTCCGAGGTGAAATCGGTCCTGATGAGCCTGTACGCAGGCGACACAGTCAGCCTGACCGTGACCCGTGAAGGAGCCAAAGAGCCGTTAACCTTCAAAGCCACTCTGACAGAAAAACTGGTACCCTTCGAATCCGGCTTCCTGGGGATTCTCCCTGTCAGAGAGGCTCAGAATCAGACAACGCCCGGCGTCGGTGTACGCTATGTAATTCCCGATTCCGCTGCTCAGAAAGCCGGTGTGAAAGCCAAAGATCAAATCCTGGAATTTAATCAGCAGAAAGTTACCAGTGCGGAAATGCTGGCATTTCTGGTAAACCATCTGCGTCCTG
Proteins encoded in this window:
- a CDS encoding PDZ domain-containing protein translates to MRRHLILSLLLFWIVCGLGNSPLPAQPPASDLESLEERAFKQAAALMNPSIVRIETVGGQDRVGKLITGTGPTSGVVVSRDGLIISSAFNFIGKPSSILVTLPDGRRFPAVVVATDHLRMLTLLKIEADNLPIPTAVPEKDLQVGMWSIALGRTFELDQPSISVGIVSALERIWGKAIQTDAKISPINYGGPLVDIQGRLMGILVPLSPGATGETAGVEWYDSGIGFAIPMTDVLKVIPRLNTGKDLHPGLLGITLSGKGDLSTEMNLDRVRYGSPAQEAGLKAGDTLIKLNDKPVALHSEVKSVLMSLYAGDTVSLTVTREGAKEPLTFKATLTEKLVPFESGFLGILPVREAQNQTTPGVGVRYVIPDSAAQKAGVKAKDQILEFNQQKVTSAEMLAFLVNHLRPEDQASLLISRDEKPVKLDVKLQKTPDAVPAEIPTQAIPSRTAQENKTQKIKAGHYKEKLPGSDSSYWAYVPENYHPDYEYGLMVWIHPPGNTMESTIFNEWKSICEQRGIIIVGPTAEDVIRWNRDETEFVEAVVKSMQQRYDIDPTRIFLLSHADGADFAFDLAFKYRELFRGVAVTEGSLKSRPPETDPDYPLSLYFALNAHNPLNQLLQPRLDLIREMNYPTVFQLIKNDQQPGEYPEKPFLEEIGRWADSLDRI